From the Bacteroidota bacterium genome, the window GGCAAACTTCGCGATTTGCTCCCTGTCATGGGTTTTCAGCAATACGGAAAACAAACCGCATGCAGATGTCATCTGTTTTTTTGCCAGTTCAAACTGGGGATTGGAAGGATGAAAAGGATACAGGATTCCCTCAACCGCAGGATTTTTTTCCAGGAAGGAAATCAGCTTTAATGCCGTATCCCTGCTCCTGTCAAGCCTCAATGGCAAAGTTCGCAACCCCCTTATCATAAGCCAGGATTCAAAAGGGGGTAAAATACCGCCATAAGCCATAAATGCTTTCATAAAAATATGCCTGATCCTTTCTTCACTGCCGCATACCACACCGGCAACCATGTCGCTGTGGCCTGATAAATATTTGCTTGCAGAATGGATCACCAGATCGGCTCCCAGCGTGATGGGTTGTTGGTATATAGGAGTGGAATAGCTGTTGTCGATAACAGTGATAATATCCCTTTCATGTGCCATCGCTGCAATAGCTTCAATATCCTGCATTCCGAAAGTCATTGAATTTGGGCTCTCCAGGTATATCAGTCTGGTTTCATTGCGCATTGCCCTGCGAAAATTCTCTGTTTCCTCACCTTCGACCATATCCACAGAAATACCAAACGACGGAAGGACTTCCTTCATCATATGGTTGGTCCAACTGTAAGGTTGCTTTACCGAAATCACATGATCGCCCTGTTTCAACAGGGATAACAACACTCCCGACATAGCGGCAGTCCCGCTTGAAAAAACCAGGGCGTCTTCAGCTCTTTCCAGGGCGGCCAGCTTCCTGCGCAAAATATCCACTGTGGGATTAAGACCCCGTGAATAAACCGGGACATCGAACTCATTGGCCAAGGCGTGCTCCATGTCAGCCGTTGTAACGTAACAAAAATTGGAGGTCTGGATCAAAGGCGGCGCCACCGAATGAAAATAGGAAGACCGGTCTTCTCCATAATGATTCAGTATATCAAATTCTTCCATAAAATAAACAATGAAATTTTTTATGTGTTATTAAGCCATTAAAGTTAGGATAAAATTGGATTTTCTTCGTAATTTCACCCTATGCAGGAAATTTTCCGTTCAGAAACCGATCCATACTTCAATATTGCGGCTGAAGAATACCTTATAAGGCAT encodes:
- a CDS encoding aminotransferase class I/II-fold pyridoxal phosphate-dependent enzyme, which gives rise to MEEFDILNHYGEDRSSYFHSVAPPLIQTSNFCYVTTADMEHALANEFDVPVYSRGLNPTVDILRRKLAALERAEDALVFSSGTAAMSGVLLSLLKQGDHVISVKQPYSWTNHMMKEVLPSFGISVDMVEGEETENFRRAMRNETRLIYLESPNSMTFGMQDIEAIAAMAHERDIITVIDNSYSTPIYQQPITLGADLVIHSASKYLSGHSDMVAGVVCGSEERIRHIFMKAFMAYGGILPPFESWLMIRGLRTLPLRLDRSRDTALKLISFLEKNPAVEGILYPFHPSNPQFELAKKQMTSACGLFSVLLKTHDREQIAKFADKLRVFSRAVSWGGFESLVFPAIALKPGSGIPLNLVRIYTGLEEPELLIRDMEQALGDIHT